CAGGCCATGTATACGGCTTTGCCGCCCAATGTCGTACCGCGGCTGCCGAACGTCCCCATATCCGGAGGAATCGTTTCCGAATCGCTCATGATGATTTCGACATCCTCAATGTCCACTCCGAATTCTTCGGCGGCAATTTGCGACAGCGTGGTTGCGTTGCCTGAACCCATCTCGATTTGCCCGGACAGGACATTGATCGATCCATCCTCATTCACCTTCACGGTTGCCCCAGTAAAGTCGGCGTTCGATTCCGGATGGAATTTGCCGCTTGTAAAGTGAGTCCCGACCGCGAGACCTACGCCGCGCAATTTATTCTTTCCATTGTATTTGTCGGAGAAGCCGAGCGCTTCGGCAGCCAATTCCATCGACTTCATGGCGCCGTTGGTCGTCAGCTGAGGACCGGAAATCGCCTTGTCTCCAGGCTGTGTCAAATTTTTGCGTCTGAATTCCAAAGGATCCATTCCGATCCGTTTGGCGATCATATCCGCCTGGCTTTCCGCTGCGAAGGTGAATTGCGGCGACCCGAAGCCCCGGAAAGCTCCGCCGATCGGCGTGTTCGTATAGACGACATATCCGTCATAACGATAATTCGGAATCCGGTAGACCGCGCCGCCAAGCATGGACTGTGTCAGCGACACACCCGGCCCGTAGCTGGTATAAGCGCCGTTGTCGAGAATGACGCGGGCTTGCCGGGCCGTGATCGTGCCGTCTTTTTTGACGCCGGTCTTCAAATAGATAATTTCCTTGTGTCTGGTCCGGGACGAAGTAAACTCCTCGTCGCGGGTATGTCCCATTTTGACCGGACGTCCCGTCTTCTTGGATAAGATCAATGAACAGACATGAATGGCATGAACTTCACTTTTGCTGCCGAAACCGCCCCCGATGTACGGGGCTACGATGCGGATTTTGCTTGCTGACATTTTGAAAATATTGGATAAATGAAATCTCATAAAGAAGGTGGACTGGGTTGAATCATAGAGCACAATTTTGTTGGAGGCTTCCCAATGGCCGATGCAAATATGCGGTTCCATGCAGGCATGCGCTTGCTTGGTCGTCTCGAAGCGATCCTCGAACACGTAATCGGCCTCGGCAAAGCCGGCATCCACATCGCCCGCAACGACGCGGTTGTGCGCCGCAATATTCAGCTCGGCATCATGAATTAAAGGAGCTCCTTCTTTCATGGCCTCCTCCGGATCGACCACAAAGGCAAGCTCTTCATATTCCACCTCGATGAGACCCAGCGCTTTCGTCGCAATTTCCTCGTTAATGGCCGCCACCGCGGCGATTCCGTCTCCGACATAGCGGACTTTTTCCACGGCTAATCCAGTTTCGTCAGCGACAAAAGGGCCGAATTGGTTGGCCATGTCCTTGCCCGTAATCACGGCAAAAACACCGGGAAGCTTTTCCGCCTCGCTCGTATCGATGCTTACAATCCTGGCGTGGGGGACGTTGCTGCGCAGGATTTCGC
This sequence is a window from Ferviditalea candida. Protein-coding genes within it:
- a CDS encoding molybdopterin-dependent oxidoreductase — encoded protein: MKKEITLKVNGRDRTVYIDPSRTLQDALRLDLEMTGSKKCCNDGYCGACTVLLDGKSVKSCLVFAMEAEGKEITTIEGLSSEMQLDPIQEAFIEHGAAQCGMCTPGMIMSAKDLLEHNPAPSRDEIKEAIKGNLCRCTGYVKIIDAIASVAKKNKPAAAEGVLAQSGSKWVGKSVPRVDSREKVTGQATYIADWVLPGMLYGEILRSNVPHARIVSIDTSEAEKLPGVFAVITGKDMANQFGPFVADETGLAVEKVRYVGDGIAAVAAINEEIATKALGLIEVEYEELAFVVDPEEAMKEGAPLIHDAELNIAAHNRVVAGDVDAGFAEADYVFEDRFETTKQAHACMEPHICIGHWEASNKIVLYDSTQSTFFMRFHLSNIFKMSASKIRIVAPYIGGGFGSKSEVHAIHVCSLILSKKTGRPVKMGHTRDEEFTSSRTRHKEIIYLKTGVKKDGTITARQARVILDNGAYTSYGPGVSLTQSMLGGAVYRIPNYRYDGYVVYTNTPIGGAFRGFGSPQFTFAAESQADMIAKRIGMDPLEFRRKNLTQPGDKAISGPQLTTNGAMKSMELAAEALGFSDKYNGKNKLRGVGLAVGTHFTSGKFHPESNADFTGATVKVNEDGSINVLSGQIEMGSGNATTLSQIAAEEFGVDIEDVEIIMSDSETIPPDMGTFGSRGTTLGGKAVYMACQKAKKTIAEEAAKTFECDPESIIFENKQVICKDDPSKRAGLGQMVAGMMFRDGGGNHVVASAHFDAPCALPDPETGVGDFAMSYSFGTHAVEVEVDEETGRVTILDFVAVTDCGNVINPAGAEGQVEGGAMQGIGYAMYEDIKIRDGQPINTRFGNYKIPTVMTVPPIRTLWVETDDPRGTYGSKGLAEMGLVPTAPAIANAIEDAIGVRIQTLPITPEKILQALKEKRTREAQEVL